One window from the genome of Carnobacteriaceae bacterium zg-84 encodes:
- a CDS encoding HlyC/CorC family transporter translates to MSDGSLPAQILLIIILTAINALFSATELAYVSLNVMKMKQLEIEGNKKAEKVMRLLDNSDDFLATIQVVITFAGFLSSGSASLSFTKLIEPYLVSFAGEFGVTLSVLIVTVILSYLTLVLGELYPKQVALQMPEKIALSTAGFVMLTQKFFKPFVRLLSFSTGVLKKITPIEFKNEEEKLTRSEMKALLDNSRNDGAIDLEEFSMMQGVLSLDTKLAREVMVPRTDTFMIDIEDDMNDIWTSILDNSYSRIPVYEGDKDMVIGILHVKDILKTAKVTGFDSLNLRDLMNDDPLFVPSTIFIDDLLLAFRKERQHMAILKDEYGGVEGIVTMEDLIEEIVGEIEDESDEEADLYKKLSHRVYNIDGIMPIDKFNDVFHLNIESEEMDTMAGFVLEQLGYLPEDDEKDVRVDLESCILKPVHIENGRIRSINVILKDKIEIEVD, encoded by the coding sequence ATGAGCGATGGTTCGTTACCCGCCCAGATACTACTTATTATTATTTTAACAGCGATAAACGCACTATTTTCAGCGACAGAGTTAGCGTATGTATCGTTAAATGTCATGAAAATGAAGCAACTTGAAATAGAGGGCAATAAAAAGGCAGAAAAAGTGATGCGATTATTAGATAATTCGGATGACTTTTTAGCGACAATTCAAGTTGTGATTACATTTGCAGGATTTCTATCGAGTGGTTCTGCCTCACTTAGTTTTACAAAATTGATTGAACCATATTTGGTGAGTTTTGCTGGTGAGTTTGGTGTGACATTGTCTGTTTTAATCGTGACTGTCATTTTATCATATTTAACACTTGTGTTGGGGGAATTGTATCCAAAACAAGTTGCGCTACAAATGCCTGAAAAAATAGCATTGTCAACAGCAGGTTTTGTGATGTTGACACAAAAATTTTTCAAACCATTTGTTCGCTTATTGTCATTTTCAACAGGTGTTTTGAAAAAAATTACACCGATTGAATTTAAAAACGAAGAGGAAAAATTAACACGTAGCGAAATGAAAGCATTATTAGACAATAGTCGTAATGATGGTGCGATTGACTTAGAAGAGTTTTCTATGATGCAAGGGGTACTATCTCTTGATACGAAATTAGCACGTGAAGTAATGGTACCTAGAACAGATACATTTATGATTGATATTGAAGATGATATGAATGATATATGGACATCTATTTTAGATAATTCTTATTCTCGTATTCCTGTTTATGAGGGTGACAAAGATATGGTCATTGGTATCTTGCATGTAAAAGATATTTTAAAAACAGCTAAAGTAACGGGATTTGATAGCCTTAATCTTCGTGATTTAATGAATGATGATCCATTATTTGTACCGTCTACTATTTTTATAGATGATTTATTACTAGCTTTTAGAAAAGAACGTCAACACATGGCTATCTTAAAAGATGAGTATGGTGGTGTTGAAGGGATTGTGACAATGGAAGACTTAATTGAAGAAATTGTCGGGGAAATTGAAGATGAATCTGATGAAGAAGCAGATTTATATAAAAAATTATCACATCGTGTCTATAATATAGACGGAATTATGCCGATTGATAAATTTAATGATGTTTTCCATTTAAATATTGAATCTGAAGAAATGGATACAATGGCAGGATTTGTTTTAGAACAACTTGGCTATTTACCAGAAGATGATGAAAAAGATGTACGAGTTGACTTAGAATCATGTATTTTAAAACCCGTACATATTGAAAACGGACGTATCCGAAGTATCAATGTTATTTTAAAAGATAAAATTGAAATTGAGGTTGACTAA
- the pcp gene encoding pyroglutamyl-peptidase I gives MKILVTGFDPFGGETINPAWEAVKQLPETLNGATIKKIQIPTVFHDSADVVFKEIDTFSPDVVLCIGQAGGRVGVTPERVAINVDDARIPDNNGKQPIDVCIQPDGEPAYFSTLPIKAMVNNMKKEGVPSSVSNSAGTFVCNHIMYQVLYYLSKHYPESQGGFIHVPFIPTQVVDKPTEPSMSLDDIVKGLTSSLKTIVDYHGKNDDKLVGGQTH, from the coding sequence ATGAAAATTTTAGTGACAGGATTTGATCCATTCGGCGGTGAAACAATCAATCCAGCGTGGGAAGCTGTGAAACAGTTACCAGAAACATTAAATGGTGCAACTATTAAAAAAATACAAATTCCAACAGTGTTTCATGATTCAGCAGATGTTGTTTTTAAAGAGATCGATACATTTTCTCCAGATGTGGTATTGTGTATTGGGCAAGCGGGCGGACGTGTTGGGGTCACGCCTGAAAGAGTTGCTATTAATGTTGATGATGCACGCATACCAGATAATAACGGCAAACAACCGATTGATGTGTGTATTCAACCAGACGGTGAACCAGCATATTTTTCAACTTTACCGATAAAAGCAATGGTCAATAATATGAAAAAAGAAGGCGTTCCGTCAAGTGTATCAAATTCAGCAGGTACATTTGTGTGTAATCATATTATGTACCAAGTATTGTACTATTTGTCTAAACATTATCCAGAAAGTCAAGGTGGATTTATTCATGTGCCGTTTATTCCAACGCAAGTGGTGGATAAACCAACAGAGCCGTCTATGTCTTTAGACGATATTGTAAAAGGATTAACATCATCATTAAAAACGATTGTAGACTACCATGGAAAAAATGACGATAAATTAGTTGGTGGGCAAACTCATTAA
- a CDS encoding DUF979 domain-containing protein yields the protein MKNIFLELAYILIGFLFFLNAIQTFRHNKEKQIGTSLFWAILGFTFVFGNSVPYIVTGGLLIILGVLTATKQVSVGKFKAVEDSVKKQRSDKYGILVFLPSVLLAFVAFFVAFTTNLGGQVGVVIGSIVAFLVSLLLFKPSLSEVHEGTSQLTQQMGVNIFLPQLLAALGSIFATANVGMIISNGVASVVPANNRLIGVIAYVLGMVIFTIIMGNAFAAFTVITAGIGVPFVFALGGNPVLIGTMAMTAGYCGTLLTPMAANFNSMPASLLDMKNQYGIIKAQAPIALAMIVVHIVLMYTLGF from the coding sequence ATGAAAAATATTTTTTTAGAGTTAGCGTATATACTGATTGGTTTCCTATTCTTTCTAAATGCCATTCAAACATTTAGACATAACAAAGAAAAACAAATAGGTACTAGCTTATTTTGGGCAATTTTAGGATTTACTTTTGTTTTTGGGAATAGTGTTCCTTACATTGTGACGGGTGGATTATTGATTATCTTAGGTGTTTTAACAGCAACCAAACAAGTGTCTGTTGGGAAGTTTAAAGCTGTTGAGGATAGTGTAAAAAAACAACGTTCAGACAAATATGGTATTCTTGTCTTTTTACCTTCTGTTTTATTAGCCTTTGTTGCATTTTTTGTTGCTTTTACAACAAATTTAGGCGGACAAGTCGGCGTAGTGATCGGATCAATTGTTGCGTTTTTAGTATCCTTACTTTTATTTAAACCAAGTTTATCAGAAGTACACGAAGGAACATCACAATTAACACAACAAATGGGTGTGAATATTTTTCTACCACAATTATTAGCAGCTTTAGGTAGTATTTTTGCGACTGCTAATGTGGGAATGATTATTTCAAATGGTGTGGCTTCAGTTGTTCCTGCAAATAACCGTTTAATTGGTGTGATTGCTTATGTATTAGGTATGGTCATTTTTACCATTATTATGGGGAATGCATTTGCTGCCTTTACAGTGATTACGGCAGGTATTGGTGTTCCGTTTGTTTTTGCTTTAGGTGGGAATCCAGTGCTTATTGGAACAATGGCAATGACAGCAGGATATTGCGGAACATTGTTAACACCAATGGCAGCAAACTTTAATAGTATGCCTGCTTCATTATTAGATATGAAAAATCAATATGGTATTATTAAAGCACAAGCACCAATCGCATTAGCAATGATTGTTGTGCATATTGTATTGATGTACACATTAGGATTTTAG
- a CDS encoding DUF969 domain-containing protein — protein sequence MNYLPLVGIVIILLGFIFKLDTTATIIVSAIVTALVAGISLDGAITALGENFVKSRLVTILILPVPVIALVEKYGLKEQASQIIKKMKKLTAPIFLFVYFIIRQITAATSIPFGGHAQVVRPIVYPMAEAAAAKDGELTEEISEQMKAKSAAVENIGNFYAQNVMLGSAGVLLISKTLEELGYKAPTNDIAQTALIIAFASSAVMLCTTWLWQKALKKGGK from the coding sequence ATGAACTATTTACCTTTAGTTGGTATAGTGATTATTTTATTAGGTTTTATTTTTAAATTAGATACGACAGCAACAATTATTGTATCGGCTATTGTGACCGCACTTGTTGCTGGTATTAGTTTAGACGGAGCAATTACAGCTTTAGGAGAAAATTTTGTAAAAAGTCGATTGGTAACAATTTTGATTTTACCTGTACCTGTTATTGCACTTGTTGAAAAATATGGTTTAAAAGAACAAGCAAGCCAAATCATTAAGAAAATGAAAAAATTAACAGCACCTATTTTCTTATTTGTTTATTTCATTATTCGTCAAATTACAGCTGCAACATCTATTCCATTTGGTGGGCATGCACAAGTGGTACGTCCGATTGTTTATCCAATGGCAGAAGCGGCTGCTGCAAAAGACGGTGAATTAACAGAAGAAATTTCTGAACAAATGAAAGCTAAATCTGCTGCTGTGGAAAATATTGGTAATTTCTATGCACAAAATGTCATGTTAGGATCTGCTGGTGTATTATTGATTTCTAAAACATTAGAAGAATTAGGGTATAAAGCACCAACAAATGATATTGCACAAACAGCATTGATTATTGCTTTTGCCTCATCTGCTGTGATGCTTTGTACAACATGGTTATGGCAAAAAGCATTGAAGAAAGGAGGAAAATAA
- a CDS encoding 1-acyl-sn-glycerol-3-phosphate acyltransferase translates to MLYSMIRGIARFLLIILNGTTLIKNKQNLPDPKENVGYILISPHRSWLDPIYLALAASPKQFCFMAKKELFKNPALRWLITSMNAFPVDRENPGPSAIKIPVTHLKEGKLGLVIFPSGSRHTSEAKEGAAMIARLAKVPIIPCVYQGPFSFKDLLKRKKTKVNFGTPIYITTKEEQSNFSQSINVIFDVLDAELR, encoded by the coding sequence ATGTTATACTCAATGATTCGTGGTATTGCACGATTTTTATTAATTATCTTAAATGGAACTACTCTCATTAAAAACAAACAAAATTTACCAGACCCTAAAGAAAATGTCGGTTATATTTTAATTTCACCTCATCGTAGTTGGTTAGATCCTATCTACTTAGCCTTAGCAGCAAGTCCTAAACAATTTTGTTTTATGGCAAAAAAAGAACTTTTTAAAAACCCTGCATTACGCTGGTTGATTACAAGTATGAATGCTTTTCCAGTAGATAGAGAAAACCCTGGACCTAGCGCTATTAAAATTCCTGTAACTCATTTAAAAGAAGGGAAGCTAGGGCTTGTCATTTTCCCAAGTGGCTCTCGTCATACATCCGAAGCAAAGGAAGGTGCTGCTATGATTGCTCGTCTGGCGAAAGTGCCAATTATCCCATGTGTCTACCAAGGACCATTTTCATTTAAAGACCTATTAAAACGAAAAAAAACAAAAGTAAATTTTGGAACACCTATATACATCACCACAAAAGAAGAACAAAGTAATTTCTCTCAATCAATCAACGTTATTTTTGATGTATTAGATGCAGAGTTACGGTAG
- a CDS encoding YneF family protein, which translates to MDTIWVVLIAFAAMALGVVGGFFLARRTMIKYFEENPPMDETMVRTMMAQMGQKPSEKKVQQIVQSMKMQSKKKNKK; encoded by the coding sequence ATGGATACAATATGGGTTGTTTTAATTGCATTTGCAGCAATGGCATTAGGTGTTGTGGGTGGCTTCTTCTTAGCAAGAAGAACAATGATTAAATATTTTGAAGAAAATCCGCCAATGGACGAAACTATGGTACGTACAATGATGGCACAAATGGGACAAAAACCATCTGAAAAGAAAGTGCAACAAATTGTACAATCTATGAAAATGCAAAGTAAAAAGAAAAATAAAAAATAA
- a CDS encoding DUF896 family protein, with the protein MLSKEKLNRINELAKKSREVALTEEEKAEQKALREEYLEAFRGGMRNHIEGLKMIDPEGNDVTPEKLKQIQKEKGLHGRDKE; encoded by the coding sequence ATGTTATCAAAAGAAAAATTAAATCGAATAAATGAATTGGCAAAAAAATCAAGAGAAGTCGCTTTGACAGAGGAAGAAAAGGCTGAACAAAAAGCACTTAGAGAAGAATATTTAGAAGCATTTCGTGGAGGAATGAGAAATCATATTGAAGGGTTGAAAATGATTGATCCAGAGGGTAATGATGTTACACCAGAAAAATTAAAACAAATTCAAAAGGAAAAAGGTTTGCATGGACGTGATAAAGAGTGA
- a CDS encoding site-specific integrase has translation MNKMTKETLLHEYFQQWIKLFKEGAVRSVTLEKYYNNYQHLKNIVPNLKLCELDRTAYQQILNDYAQMHERQTVIDFHHQIKGAILDAVDEGFVYRDPTRKVIFKGKVPRAKKMKYLNQFDLHSVLSDLNLEYKINWDWLILLIAKTGLRFSEVLGLTPSDFNFLQQNISVTKTWDYKGKGGFLPTKNKSSVRKVQIDWQLSMQFQQLIKDLPKDKPIFVNGPVCNSTPNKWLEKHCKRVGVPVISIHGLRHTHASLLMYAGVSIASVSRRLGHSSITTTQKVYMHVISELENQDNDIVMRYLASLT, from the coding sequence ATGAACAAAATGACAAAAGAAACGTTATTACATGAATATTTTCAACAATGGATAAAACTTTTTAAAGAGGGAGCTGTTCGTTCTGTTACACTTGAAAAATATTATAATAATTATCAGCATTTAAAAAATATTGTTCCAAATCTTAAATTATGTGAACTAGATAGAACGGCTTATCAGCAAATACTAAATGATTATGCTCAGATGCATGAAAGGCAAACGGTTATTGATTTTCATCATCAGATAAAAGGTGCTATATTAGATGCGGTAGATGAAGGTTTCGTTTATAGAGATCCCACTCGAAAAGTTATTTTTAAAGGAAAGGTTCCAAGAGCGAAAAAAATGAAATATTTGAATCAATTTGATTTACATAGTGTGTTATCAGATTTGAATTTAGAGTATAAAATAAATTGGGATTGGCTCATTTTGCTTATTGCTAAAACAGGGTTAAGATTTTCAGAAGTGTTAGGCTTAACACCGTCGGATTTTAATTTTTTACAACAAAATATCTCTGTGACAAAAACTTGGGATTATAAAGGCAAAGGAGGTTTTTTACCAACTAAAAATAAATCGTCGGTTAGAAAAGTGCAAATTGATTGGCAATTAAGTATGCAATTTCAGCAGTTGATAAAAGATTTACCAAAAGATAAACCAATTTTTGTGAATGGTCCCGTTTGCAATTCCACACCAAATAAATGGTTAGAAAAGCATTGTAAGCGTGTAGGTGTACCGGTTATTTCAATACATGGATTAAGGCATACACACGCCTCTCTTTTAATGTATGCGGGTGTATCTATTGCCAGTGTTTCAAGACGATTGGGGCATTCTTCTATAACAACTACACAAAAAGTCTATATGCATGTTATATCAGAGCTTGAAAATCAAGATAATGATATTGTCATGAGATATTTGGCAAGTTTAACTTAG
- a CDS encoding type I restriction endonuclease subunit R → MKLTDKNGSEREFQNKFVEELKKYRWQAPDKLNGNLHKVTVDDLINNWREELNRINVDVLEGVALTDAEFEQIMSKVNQISNSYEAAKILSMEGSIGKIDGIYRDKHPDVTKKQITLTILKKAQVSGGDSSYQIAREVSTSNNNRFDIVLLINGLPLINIEQKRSDKTLDEAFGQFKRYYRDGEYTNNFMAFSQMMVVTTEIETRYFATPKTINDFNQSFVFHWSVTKKDKKDGRHLGQRILTDYKEVIEHFLMVPMAHQMVGDYLIIDEDPDNEENRRHMLMRPYQVYALQAVEKATFGWDNAEGKPHGGFVWHTTGSGKTITSFKTAQFLSTRTEFDKVVFLLDRRDLDEQTSKAFKAYSTYESVDVDDTRSTYQLRKQMMSSKNGIIVTTTFKLSFLVKELITAQDNTLADKKIIFIIDEAHRTTMGEMMGMIKDYFFKNALFFGFTGTPLFDENNVKGKINQRSEVINTTEKLFGPLLHQYTIDEAIKDGNVLGFHVDYINTGEFISYESLRDELVEKLVVMNTECSKKEIQRKVQSWSELEVEENAVKEGILKYQDKTHIPRVVSEILSGWKEQSRNGEFNAILTVAYKDRVIAYYHEFKKQISERFDTTEHRPNIAMTFSFGNENDVENMAIDVIDEMFEDYANFTGIQFLAGDKRNGEDAYFEDLTYRAKRGGSGRNSKNIDIVIVADQLLTGYDAKRVNTLYVDRRLELQGLIQAYSRTNRVFGASKEFGSIINFQYPRITEEIVNEAIRLYGSGGKNSYVLVEKYDDAVILLRKCMDDLILSLPNPTEWPTIQYDEEKKNYFKKVFELANKQLNRVKQYYEFCWDNETFGISEDIFQNYVGAYKNLFLRTSHIEVEEIQELLGQTKLQGTQIIDAQNILSFIDKKTESEDGYKVVNDGNLVLILEKIEELSNKGEYDLAESLKLFVQNELKPGHLEVDVDFDTAFRKWQEERCFEDVKKFASEWGLDSELLEKSLMDYNVKKKDEIPYLSNLIKSLDATKATNEFAGNKITLSLNVHTALKQWMPEIKQTYKY, encoded by the coding sequence ATGAAATTGACAGATAAAAATGGTTCTGAACGAGAGTTTCAAAATAAATTTGTAGAAGAACTAAAAAAATATAGATGGCAAGCACCGGACAAATTGAATGGAAATTTGCATAAAGTTACTGTTGATGATTTAATAAACAATTGGCGTGAGGAACTTAATCGAATAAATGTAGATGTGTTAGAAGGTGTTGCCCTAACAGATGCAGAGTTTGAACAAATTATGTCCAAAGTCAATCAAATCTCTAATAGTTATGAAGCTGCAAAAATTCTTTCTATGGAAGGTTCAATAGGAAAGATTGACGGCATTTATCGTGATAAGCATCCAGATGTTACTAAAAAGCAAATTACATTGACGATATTAAAGAAAGCACAAGTAAGCGGAGGTGATTCTAGTTATCAAATAGCTAGAGAGGTATCAACTAGTAATAATAATCGTTTTGATATTGTTCTTTTAATCAATGGTTTACCGTTAATCAATATAGAACAAAAAAGAAGTGATAAAACCTTAGATGAAGCATTTGGACAGTTTAAAAGATATTATCGAGATGGTGAATATACGAATAATTTTATGGCCTTTTCACAAATGATGGTCGTAACGACTGAGATTGAAACGCGTTATTTTGCAACGCCAAAAACGATAAATGATTTTAACCAATCATTTGTTTTTCATTGGTCGGTTACAAAAAAAGATAAAAAAGATGGTCGACATTTAGGACAACGCATCTTAACAGACTATAAAGAAGTTATTGAGCATTTTCTAATGGTGCCAATGGCACATCAAATGGTTGGAGATTATTTGATTATTGATGAAGATCCAGATAACGAGGAAAATAGACGGCACATGTTGATGCGACCTTATCAAGTATATGCTTTACAAGCTGTTGAGAAAGCTACTTTTGGATGGGATAATGCTGAAGGAAAACCACATGGTGGTTTTGTATGGCATACCACTGGATCAGGTAAGACAATTACGAGTTTTAAAACAGCTCAATTTTTATCCACACGAACCGAATTTGATAAAGTTGTCTTTTTACTGGATAGACGTGATTTAGATGAGCAAACATCAAAAGCGTTTAAAGCTTATTCAACGTATGAATCTGTTGATGTCGATGATACGAGAAGTACTTATCAATTAAGAAAACAAATGATGAGTTCTAAAAATGGTATAATTGTAACGACGACGTTTAAATTAAGTTTCTTAGTAAAAGAGTTAATTACAGCACAAGATAATACTTTAGCAGACAAAAAAATAATTTTTATTATTGATGAGGCACATCGAACAACCATGGGAGAAATGATGGGAATGATTAAAGATTATTTCTTTAAAAATGCATTATTTTTTGGATTTACAGGAACGCCTCTATTTGATGAAAATAACGTTAAAGGAAAAATTAATCAAAGAAGTGAAGTCATCAATACGACTGAAAAATTATTTGGTCCATTATTACATCAGTATACGATTGATGAGGCTATTAAAGACGGTAATGTTTTAGGATTTCATGTAGATTATATCAATACAGGTGAATTTATTAGTTATGAAAGTTTACGAGATGAGCTAGTTGAGAAATTAGTGGTCATGAATACTGAGTGTAGTAAAAAGGAAATACAGCGTAAAGTCCAATCATGGTCAGAATTAGAAGTTGAAGAGAATGCTGTAAAAGAAGGTATTTTAAAATACCAAGATAAAACACATATTCCTAGAGTCGTCTCAGAAATTCTTTCTGGGTGGAAAGAACAATCTAGAAATGGAGAGTTTAATGCTATATTAACTGTTGCTTATAAAGATCGTGTGATTGCTTATTATCATGAGTTTAAAAAGCAAATTAGTGAAAGATTTGATACGACTGAGCATAGACCAAATATTGCGATGACATTTAGTTTTGGGAATGAGAATGATGTTGAAAATATGGCGATTGATGTGATAGATGAAATGTTTGAGGATTATGCGAATTTTACAGGTATTCAGTTTTTAGCGGGAGATAAGCGGAATGGTGAAGATGCTTATTTTGAAGATTTAACATACCGTGCAAAACGTGGTGGAAGTGGTAGAAATTCAAAAAATATTGATATTGTCATCGTTGCGGATCAATTACTAACAGGTTATGATGCAAAACGAGTGAATACATTGTATGTAGATCGACGACTTGAATTGCAAGGACTTATACAAGCCTATTCTCGTACAAATCGTGTTTTTGGCGCCTCTAAGGAATTTGGAAGTATTATTAATTTTCAATATCCTAGAATAACAGAAGAAATTGTAAATGAAGCTATTCGTTTATATGGAAGTGGTGGTAAGAACAGTTATGTTCTTGTTGAAAAATATGACGATGCTGTTATTTTATTAAGAAAGTGTATGGATGATTTAATTTTATCATTACCAAATCCAACAGAATGGCCAACTATACAATACGATGAAGAGAAGAAAAACTATTTTAAAAAAGTATTTGAATTAGCGAATAAGCAACTAAATCGTGTGAAGCAATACTATGAGTTTTGTTGGGATAATGAAACATTTGGTATTAGCGAGGATATTTTTCAAAACTATGTAGGTGCGTATAAAAATTTATTTCTACGTACTTCTCATATAGAAGTGGAAGAAATACAGGAACTGTTGGGACAAACAAAATTACAAGGGACACAAATTATTGATGCTCAAAATATTTTATCATTTATTGATAAAAAAACAGAGAGTGAAGATGGTTATAAAGTTGTAAATGATGGGAATCTTGTTTTAATTCTTGAGAAAATTGAAGAATTAAGTAATAAAGGGGAATACGATTTGGCAGAATCTTTAAAATTATTTGTTCAGAATGAATTAAAACCGGGGCATCTAGAAGTAGATGTAGATTTTGATACGGCTTTTAGAAAATGGCAAGAAGAACGATGCTTTGAAGATGTTAAAAAATTTGCTTCTGAATGGGGACTTGATAGTGAATTACTTGAAAAATCATTAATGGACTATAACGTAAAGAAAAAGGATGAAATTCCATATTTATCAAATTTGATTAAATCGTTGGACGCAACAAAAGCAACCAATGAATTTGCAGGTAATAAAATAACATTATCCTTGAACGTACATACAGCTTTAAAACAATGGATGCCTGAAATAAAACAAACTTATAAATACTGA